Proteins from a genomic interval of Channa argus isolate prfri chromosome 11, Channa argus male v1.0, whole genome shotgun sequence:
- the mpeg1.1 gene encoding macrophage expressed 1, tandem duplicate 1 — MKTAVYLLALCLLHKCSSLPVKHPTNWLRQCRASTNPSITALEVLPGGGWDNLRNMDMGRVMNLSYFQCQTTEDGVYLIPDEVFVIPHKETGVETSSEIISSWQEQKSSTSYTINADISFLSYLNGKFSTENQRMKSHQVKDSATTARVQVRNFIYTVKAYPDFALDTRFIQQVKDIADAIENNQTRNADYLSEKMVLDYGTHVITSVDAGAALVEEDYLRTSYVSDNVSGGSSIKAQAGFNFFDKLKFDISSQITQQSSSLQTYQSNIQYSLIQSYGGGIPFYPGITLQKWQESIRDNLVAIDRSGFPIHYFINTNTLPDLPQPTIGKVAHTVSQAIERYYKVNTRPGCVDINSKNFNFQANIDDNSCEGPATNLSFGGVYQECVPLSSDAGPICDALGQRNPDTGDFSCRSPYSPTLLRSEVRQQGYTTYDCYDQRYRCGFLGLSHCHRQVCQDNYHVRSARINTYWCSVNGKAPDNSGYLFGGIYSPTFLNPLTKAKSCPPNFIAVNFLSDGQAICVSNDYETGTRYAVPFGGLFSCQSNNPLAGNLRRCPPKFSQHLATVSDGCEILYCVQSGLFTGGQLLPIRLPPFTKPPLVSMQATNTVMVMTEGEKSWVRVGQTKMWKLANAEEIKEIVQKLNPELSQMSSGEKAGVAFGVMGMVVLVIIVAVVLMKRRRRLPPLLAARGYEEIREEVECDEGDRETPQNDS; from the exons ATGAAGACAGCAGTGTATCTCCTagctctctgtctccttcataAGTGCTCTTCTCTCCCTGTAAAACACCCAACAAACTGGCTTAGACAATGTCGGGCCTCCACAAACCCCTCCATCACAGCACTGGAGGTGCTGCCAGGTGGAGGCTGGGACAACCTCCGGAACATGGACATGGGTCGAGTCATGAACCTCAGCTACTTCCAGTGCCAGACTACTGAGGATGGTGTCTACCTCATCCCAGATGAAGTGTTTGTGATCCCCCACAAGGAGACGGGTGTGGAGACCAGCTCAGAGATAATCAGCTCCTGGCAGGAGCAGAAAAGCTCTACATCCTACACCATAAATGCAGATATATCCTTCTTATCTTATCTGAATGGCAAATTCTCTACAGAGAACCAGAGAATGAAATCCCATCAGGTCAAAGACTCAGCAACTACAGCCAGAGTACAG GTTCGCAACTTCATCTACACAGTTAAGGCTTATCCTGACTTCGCACTGGACACACGCTTTATTCAACAAGTCAAAGACATAGCTGATGCAATTGAAAACAACCAGACGAGGAACGCAGACTATCTCTCAGAGAAAATGGTGCTGGACTATGGGACTCATGTTATCACTAGTGTCGATGCTGGAGCTGCTTTGGTCGAGGAAGACTACCTGCGCACTTCATATGTGTCAGACAATGTATCAGGAGGTTCCTCTATCAAAGCACAGGCTGGCTTCAACTTTTTTGACAAACTAAAATTTGACATAAGCAGTCAAATTACCCAACAGAGCTCATCTCTTCAAACGTATCAGTCTAACATTCAGTACTCTCTAATCCAAAGCTATGGGGGTGGCATACCTTTCTATCCTGGCATCACTCTGCAGAAGTGGCAGGAAAGTATCAGAGATAATCTGGTTGCTATTGATCGGTCTGGATTTCCGATACACTACTTTATAAACACCAACACCTTACCAGATCTGCCACAGCCTACAATTGGCAAAGTGGCTCATACAGTAAGTCAGGCCATAGAGCGATACTATAAGGTCAACACCCGACCTGGCTGTGTAGACATCAATTCCAAGAACTTTAACTTCCAGGCCAACATTGATGATAATTCCTGTGAAGGACCAGCTACAAACCTCAGTTTTGGTGGTGTCTACCAAGAGTGTGTTCCCCTCAGCTCAGATGCAGGCCCAATTTGTGATGCACTGGGCCAGAGAAACCCTGACACAGGTGACTTCTCTTGTCGTTCGCCTTACTCTCCCACTTTACTGAGGTCAGAAGTGAGACAGCAGGGTTACACTACATACGACTGCTATGACCAGAGATACCGTTGTGGGTTTTTAGGCCTTTCTCATTGCCATCGCCAAGTCTGTCAGGACAATTACCATGTTCGTTCTGCTCGCATCAACACTTACTGGTGCTCTGTAAATGGAAAGGCTCCAGACAACTCAGGGTATCTGTTTGGAGGCATATACAGTCCCACTTTCCTGAACCCCCTCACTAAGGCCAAAAGCTGCCCCCCAAACTTCATTGCAGTAAATTTTCTCTCAGATGGCCAGGCGATCTGTGTAAGTAACGACTATGAAACTGGCACCAGATACGCCGTACCATTTGGAGGCCTCTtcagctgtcagtcaaacaACCCTTTGGCAGGGAATCTACGCCGCTGCCCTCCAAAGTTCAGTCAGCACCTTGCTACAGTGAGTGACGGCTGTGAAATTCTTTACTGCGTCCAGTCAGGGTTGTTCACAGGAGGGCAGTTGCTTCCAATCCGACTGCCTCCTTTCACTAAACCTCCACTTGTCAGCATGCAAGCCACCAACACGGTAATGGTGATGACTGAGGGAGAGAAGAGTTGGGTCAGGGTGGGGCAGACCAAGATGTGGAAACTGGCCAATGCAGAGGAAATCAAGGAAATTGTGCAGAAGCTCAACCCAGAACTGAGTCAGATGTCCAGTGGGGAAAAGGCAGGGGTAGCTTTTGGGGTGATGGGTATGGTGGTGCTGGTGATAATAGTGGCAGTAGTTCtgatgaagagaaggagaagactGCCTCCGCTCCTGGCAGCTAGAGGCTATGAGGAAATACGAGAAGAGGTTGAATGTgatgaaggagacagagagacgcCGCAAAACGATTCTTGA
- the prf1.5 gene encoding perforin 1.5 encodes MPVQGYQLRNSILFIWALPVILEVYMVRGCWTGSGSQCEKAALVPGHNLAGEGFDVVRMRRTGAYVINVKGHADDNYTCTLCPNRFQKGQIQKLPAAVLDWRPFSRCSKQLSSALHHSVESLLRSSNSLVNNNWDLGLSLDDVGKAVLGGSRSDLAKFARSQHSVDKATFAIHEISCTYYSYRVADHPQLSAEFTKHLRRLPQSLNTSQNKALYRRLIDTYGTHYIHQVQLGGKVRRITAFRTCLASLKGFSETEIKNCLNIELRMALGFLPANASFSNKCDKLLKGNMSMGFYQGFMTHKIEIVGGERYFPDILYQQDPSEAYHSWMNSLHDNPDVVSYAIFPLHHLVEDRQISANLRSTVTDYIKESQLHEDQFGLKNCSPTPNLDHNCCPLRAGRGTLRLEIHRAAGLRADTFTKTDAYVKIFYNGIYEETETIKDNNDPVWNATYDFGSVELGQDLRFEVWDRDVLYNDIAGRCVVFPERGTHSLSCQLSKGVLYFTYTIKCDAHLTGFRCGRYSPRAE; translated from the exons ATGCCAGTACAAGGATATCAACTGAGAAACTCCATTCTGTTTATATGGGCTTTGCCAGTTATATTAGAGGTCTACATGGTCCGGGGCTGCTGGACTGGCTCAGGATCACAATGTGAGAAAGCTGCTTTAGTCCCAGGTCACAACCTGGCAGGAGAGGGTTTTGATGTGGTGCGGATGCGCCGAACAGGGGCATATGTCATCAATGTCAAAGGTCATGCGGATGACAACTACACCTGCACACTGTGTCCAAACCGCTTCCAAAAAGGACAG ATTCAGAAGCTCCCAGCAGCAGTGCTCGACTGGCGTCCCTTCAGCCGCTGCAGTAAGCAGCTTTCCAGTGCCCTCCATCACTCTGTGGAATCTCTGCTGCGCAGCTCCAACTCCCTGGTTAACAACAACTGGGACCTCGGTCTGAGCCTTGACGATGTTGGGAAGGCAGTGCTGGGTGGAAGCCGCTCGGACCTGGCAAAATTTGCCCGTTCACAGCACAGTGTGGATAAAGCCACTTTTGCTATCCATGAAATCAGTTGCACTTACTACAG CTATAGGGTGGCGGATCATCCCCAGCTGAGTGCAGAGTTCACAAAGCATCTGAGGAGACTCCCACAGAGTTTAAACACAAGCCAAAACAAAGCTCTATACAGACGACTGATCGACACTTACGGAACACACTACATACACCAG GTCCAGCTTGGTGGTAAGGTGAGGCGAATCACAGCCTTCAGGACCTGCCTGGCCTCACTGAAAGGTTTCTCAGAGACTGAAATCAAAAACTGTCTGAACATTGAGCTGCGAATGGCTCTAGGTTTCCTTCCTGCTAATGCATCATTTTCCAATAAGTGTGACAAACTCCTAAAGGGCAATATGAGCATGGGGTTCTACCAAGGCTTTATGACGCATAAGATTGAAATTGTTGGCGGGGAGAGATATTTCCCAGACATTCTCTACCAGCAAGATCCATCAGAGGCTTACCACAGCTGGATGAACAGCCTGCATGATAACCCTGATGTGGTTTCTTATGCCATCTTCCCTCTTCATCATCTGGTGGAAGACAGGCAGATAAGTGCTAATTTGAGAAGCACTGTCACAGACTATATTAAAGAGAGCCAGCTGCATGAGGAtcagtttggtttaaaaaacTGCTCCCCGACTCCCAACTTGGACCACAACTGCTGTCCTTTAAGGGCTGGTAGAGGAACTCTCAGACTGGAGATCCACAGAGCTGCAGGTCTTAGGGCAGATACCTTCACAAAAACAGATGCCTATGTGAAGATTTTCTACAATGGCATATACGAGGAGACCGAGACAATTAAGGACAACAATGACCCAGTGTGGAATGCGACATATGACTTTGGCTCAGTTGAACTGGGTCAGGATTTGAGGTTTGAAGTCTGGGATAGAGATGTACTTTACAATGACATAGCAGGGAGATGCGTTGTCTTTCCTGAGCGAGGAACTCACTCCCTCAGCTGTCAGCTCAGCAAAGGAGTCCTCTATTTCACCTACACCATCAAATGTGATGCCCATTTGACGGGCTTCAGGTGTGGTCGGTATTCCCCCAGGGCAGAGTAG
- the LOC137135896 gene encoding LOW QUALITY PROTEIN: macrophage-expressed gene 1 protein-like (The sequence of the model RefSeq protein was modified relative to this genomic sequence to represent the inferred CDS: inserted 1 base in 1 codon), with product MKTAVYLLALCLLHKCSSLPVKHPTNWLRQCRASTNPSITALEVLPGGGWDNLRNMDMGRVMNLSYFQCQTTEDGVYLIPDEVFVIPHKETGVKTSSEIISSWQEQKSSTSYTINADTSFLYLLNGKFSTENQRIKSYQVKESATTARVQVRNFIYTVKAHPDFALDTRFVQQVKDIADAIENNQTRNADYLSEKMVLDYGTHVITSVDAGAALVEEDYLPTSYVSDNESGGSSITALAGFNYLNKLKFDISSQITQQNSSLQTYQSNIQYSKAMXGGTPFYPGLTVQKWQESIRDNLAAIDRSGFPIHYFINTNTLPDLPQPTISKVAHTVSQAIERYYKVNTQPGCVDINSKNFNFQANIDDNSCEGPATNLSFGGVYQECVPLSSDAGPLCDAMGQRNPDTGDFSCHSLYSPTLLRSEVRLQGYTANDCYDQEYSCGFLGLSHCHRQVCQDNYHVCSARRERESETL from the exons ATGAAGACAGCAGTGTATCTCCTagctctctgtctccttcataAGTGCTCTTCTCTCCCTGTAAAACACCCAACAAACTGGCTTAGACAATGTCGGGCCTCCACAAACCCCTCCATCACAGCACTGGAGGTGCTGCCAGGTGGAGGCTGGGACAACCTCCGGAACATGGACATGGGTCGAGTCATGAACCTCAGCTACTTCCAGTGCCAGACTACTGAGGATGGTGTCTACCTCATCCCAGATGAAGTGTTTGTGATCCCCCACAAGGAGACGGGTGTAAAGACCAGCTCAGAGATAATCAGCTCCTGGCAGGAGCAGAAAAGCTCTACATCCTACACCATAAATGCAGATACCTCCTTCTTATATTTGCTGAATGGCAAATTTTCTACAGAAAACCAGAGAATAAAATCCTATCAGGTCAAAGAATCTGCAACTACAGCCAGAGTACAG GTTCGCAACTTCATTTACACAGTTAAGGCTCATCCTGACTTCGCACTGGACACACGCTTTGTTCAACAAGTCAAAGACATAGCTGATGCAATTGAAAACAACCAGACGAGGAACGCAGACTATCTCTCAGAGAAAATGGTGCTGGACTATGGGACTCATGTTATCACTAGTGTCGATGCTGGAGCTGCTTTGGTTGAGGAAGACTACCTGCCCACTTCATATGTGTCAGACAATGAATCAGGAGGTTCCTCTATCACAGCACTGGCTGGCTTCAACtatttaaacaaactaaaatttgACATAAGCAGTCAAATTACCCAACAGAACTCATCCCTTCAAACGTATCAGTCTAACATTCAGTACTCCAAAGCTA GGGGTGGCACACCTTTCTATCCTGGCCTCACTGTGCAGAAGTGGCAGGAAAGTATCAGAGATAATCTGGCTGCTATTGATCGGTCTGGATTTCCGATACACTACTTTATAAACACCAACACCTTACCAGATCTGCCACAGCCTACAATTAGCAAAGTGGCTCATACAGTGAGTCAGGCCATAGAGCGATACTATAAGGTCAACACCCAACCTGGCTGTGTAGACATCAATTCCAAGAACTTTAACTTCCAGGCCAACATTGATGACAATTCCTGTGAAGGACCAGCTACAAACCTCAGTTTTGGTGGTGTCTACCAAGAGTGTGTTCCCCTCAGCTCAGATGCAGGTCCACTTTGTGATGCAATGGGCCAGAGAAACCCTGACACAGGTGACTTCTCTTGTCATTCGCTTTACTCTCCCACTTTACTGAGGTCAGAAGTGAGACTGCAGGGTTACACTGCAAATGACTGCTATGACCAGGAATACAGTTGTGGGTTTTTAGGCCTTTCTCATTGCCATCGCCAAGTCTGTCAGGACAATTACCATGTTTGTTCTGCtcgcagagagagagagagcgagacacTGTAA